In Spinacia oleracea cultivar Varoflay chromosome 5, BTI_SOV_V1, whole genome shotgun sequence, a single window of DNA contains:
- the LOC110786669 gene encoding uncharacterized protein, with translation MDRKWMHAKRCSDDYELGVEDFISFAVEHSEDENNILCPCVECNNMVRLGVEVIRDHLITKGINQLYKCWLSHGEVLGDASSNVDTGMGFDTWKEDETHEELTYDDDGVEEMINALQESIQDCPEMLGNLSSDAKKPLYSGCSKFSRLSGVLKLLSIKASNGVTDKCFTEFMEAFHEILPEGNLLPSRTYDAKKMLTSIGLSYERIHACPNDCILYRKEYASLESCPECSVSRYKINKVPAKVMWYFPIIPRFRRLFSVPVEAKNLTWHADSDGREKDGMLRHPADSPQWVKIDKDFPDFGAEPRNLRLALATDGMNPHDNQRSTHSTWPVILMIYNLPPALCMKRKYMMLSTLISGPKQPGHDIDVYLAPLVEDLKLLWESGVEVFDAHRKENFNLKAMLFGTINDFPAYGNLSRYSVKGYNACPICDENTSSIRIPNSNKIVYMANRKGLPVKHRYRKWKKVFNGKCEEGKFPIPLSGDQIFKKVQGLNVKHGKLNANQLPSKGYKKESVFFGLPYWKNLYVRHFLDVMHIEKNICESLVGTLLNMPGKSKDGENARNDLAHLKIRKELHPVKKKGSRTYLPPACYTLSRKEKKVLCESLHGIKVPEGYSSNIKNLVSMKDLKLIGMKSHDYHILMEHLLPVAIRSILPDHVRDAITKLCIFFSEICSKEIDPSKLTSLQSGIIITLCQLEMYFPPSFFDIMVHLTVHLVREIQLCGPAYLRYMYPVERYMKILKDYVMNGSRPEGCIAERYVLEEAIEHCSQFLSSLEAVGIPKPRYSGGIEGKGIMGCKVLTISHDMLNQAHLYVLHNSTEVDSYVERHMDILRAQYRGKNEKWITDKHNSTFIEWLQVQVVKELDKSPSSISDRLKWLSRGPRRDVLSYSGYQINGYTFCTKDRDKEITNQNSGVTIVAEAMHISSTKDKNPIYAKMSYYGVIDHIWELDYSAFRLPIFCCRWVDNNSGVRLEKRHGFTLIDLNRTGSKDDLFILASQAKQVFYATDPANNRWSFVLSTNKRHPFQIHEIDDMEDASFMCPSGPPNDLADDQAPEDEFYVRNDHTEGMWIDDDDSEPSNTSKQKKRKH, from the coding sequence ATGGATCGAAAATGGATGCATGCTAAGCGATGTAGTGATGATTATGAGCTAGGAGTAGaggattttatttcatttgCAGTTGAACATTCGGAGGATGAGAATAATATTTTGTGTCCATGTGTTGAATGCAATAACATGGTTCGACTTGGTGTTGAAGTTATAAGAGATCATCTTATTACTAAGGGTATTAATCAACTGTATAAGTGTTGGTTAAGCCACGGTGAAGTTTTAGGGGATGCTTCTTCTAACGTAGATACTGGTATGGGATTTGATACTTGGAAGGAAGACGAGACACACGAAGAACTTACGTATGATGATGACGGGGTAGAAGAAATGATTAATGCCTTACAAGAAAGCATTCAAGATTGTCCAGAGATGTTGGGTAACTTGTCTAGTGATGCAAAGAAACCATTGTATTCtggatgttctaaatttagtagATTATCTGGTGTGCTAAAACTGCTTAGCATTAAGGCGAGTAATGGCGTGACCGATAAATGCTTTACTGAGTTCATGGAAGCATTCCATGAGATTCTTCCCGAGGGAAACTTGCTTCCTTCTCGCACTTATGATGCTAAAAAGATGCTAACCTCAATTGGCTTGAGTTACGAGAGAATTCACGCTTGTCCAAATGATTGCATCTTGTATCGAAAAGAATATGCCTCATTAGAGAGTTGCCCCGAGTGTAGTGTTTCTAGATATAAGATAAATAAGGTGCCTGCCAAAGTCATGTGGTACTTTCCAATAATACCAAGATTCAGACGTCTTTTCAGTGTTCCAGTAGAGGCAAAGAATTTGACATGGCATGCGGATTCAGATGGAAGGGAGAAAGATGGTATGTTGAGACACCCTGCCGATTCTCCACAATGGGTCAAGATTGACAAAGACTTCCCTGATTTCGGAGCTGAACCTAGAAATTTGCGACTTGCCCTTGCAACTGATGGCATGAACCCTCATGATAATCAACGTAGCACTCATAGCACATGGCCGGTAATTTTAATGATATATAATCTTCCTCCGGCTTTGTGTATGAAGCGGAAGTATATGATGTTATCTACATTGATTTCGGGCCCAAAGCAACCAGGCCATGATATTGATGTTTATTTAGCACCATTAGTTGAAGATTTAAAGTTGTTGTGGGAGTCAGGTGTAGAGGTGTTTGATGCTCACCGTAAagaaaatttcaatttaaaagcCATGCTATTTGGCACTATTAATGACTTTCCAGCATATGGTAATCTCTCAAGATATAGTGTCAAAGGTTATAACGCTTGCCCTATATGTGATGAGAACACATCCTCGATTAGAATACCTAACTCTAACAAGATTGTGTACATGGCAAATCGAAAGGGGCTTCCTGTGAAGCATCGTTACCGAAAGTGGAAAAAGGTTTTTAATGGTAAGTGCGAAGAAGGTAAATTTCCTATTCCTTTGTCTGGGGATCAGATATTTAAGAAAGTGCAAGGGTTGAATGTGAAACATGGAAAACTAAATGCCAACCAACTCCCTAGTAAGGGCTATAAGAAAGAGTCAGTTTTTTTTGGTCTTCCATACTGGAAGAACTTGTATGTTAGGCACTTTCTTGATGTGATGCATATTGAGAAGAATATTTGTGAAAGTTTGGTTGGTACACTCCTTAATATGCCCGGCAAGAGTAAAGACGGGGAAAATGCGAGAAATGATTTAGCGCACTTGAAAATTAGAAAAGAATTGCATCCTGTAAAGAAGAAAGGAAGTCGTACCTATCTCCCTCCGGCATGCTACACTCTTAGTAGGAAAGAAAAAAAGGTGCTTTGTGAGTCTTTACATGGAATTAAGGTTCCAGAGGGATATTCTTCTAACATTAAAAATCTTGTCTCAATGAAAGACCTAAAGTTGATAGGTATGAAATCTCATGACTATCACATTCTCATGGAGCATCTATTACCAGTGGCTATTCGCTCCATTTTACCAGATCATGTTCGAGATGCAATCACCAAACTTTGTATTTTCTTCAGTGAGATATGTAGCAAGGAGATTGACCCGTCGAAGTTGACTAGCTTGCAAAGTGGCATTATTATTACTTTATGCCAATTGGAGATGTATTTTCCGCCTTCCTTTTTCGACATAATGGTCCATTTAACTGTCCACTTGGTTAGAGAAATCCAACTGTGTGGGCCTGCTTATTTAAGATACATGTACCCTGTCGAGAGATACATGAAGATTTTGAAGGATTATGTTATGAATGGAAGTCGACCAGAAGGTTGCATTGCTGAGCGCTACGTGCTAGAAGAAGCCATTGAACATTGTAGTCAATTTCTTTCTTCGCTTGAAGCTGTAGGGATTCCAAAGCCTAGATATTCGGGAGGGATAGAAGGGAAGGGGATTATGGGATGCAAAGTGTTAACTATATCCCATGACATGTTGAACCAGGCACACTTGTATGTTTTACACAATAGTACCGAGGTTGATTCGTATGTGGAGAGACACATGGATATTTTGAGGGCCCAGTATCGAGGTAAGAATGAGAAATGGATCACCGATAAGCATAATTCCACCTTCATTGAATGGTTACAAGTTCAAGTTGTAAAGGAACTAGATAAGTCACCATCTAGCATTTCTGATAGATTGAAGTGGTTGTCTCGAGGTCCTCGTAGGGATGTATTATCATATTCTGGCTATCAAATTAATGGTTATACATTTTGCACAAAGGATAGAGACAAAGAGATAACAAATCAAAATAGTGGTGTGACTATTGTGGCAGAAGCTATGCATATCTCCAGTACAAAAGACAAAAATCCAATATATGCAAAAATGTCTTATTATGGGGTAATTGATCATATATGGGAATTGGATTACAGTGCTTTTAGACTTCCTATATTCTGTTGTAGATGGGTTGATAACAATAGTGGTGTTAGACTTGAGAAAAGACATGGGTTCACACTTATTGACCTTAACAGAACGGGTAGTAAAGATGATCTGTTCATATTGGCAAGTCAAGCAAAACAAGTCTTTTATGCAACTGATCCAGCTAACAATAGATGGTCTTTTGTTTTATCAACAAATAAACGCCATCCCTTTCAGATTCATGAAATAGATGATATGGAGGATGCTTCTTTCATGTGTCCATCAGGCCCTCCCAACGATCTAGCCGATGATCAAGCCCCCGAAGATGAGTTCTATGTGCGCAATGATCACACAGAGGGGATGTGGATAGATGATGATGATTCTGAACCTTCTAATACAAGTaaacagaagaaaagaaaacatTGA